Proteins encoded in a region of the Suncus etruscus isolate mSunEtr1 chromosome 1, mSunEtr1.pri.cur, whole genome shotgun sequence genome:
- the ERN1 gene encoding serine/threonine-protein kinase/endoribonuclease IRE1, giving the protein MPARRLPLLLLLALLWPGPGILGSPSTVTLPETLLFVSTLDGSLHAVSKRTGSIKWTLKEDPVLQVPTHVEEPAFLPDPNDGSLYTLGGKNNEGLTKLPFTIPELVQASPCRSSDGILYMGKKQDIWYVVDLLTGEKQQTLSSAFTDSLCPSTSLLYLGRTEYTITMYDTKTRELRWNATYFDYAASRPEEDLDYHMSHFVSNGDGLVVTVDSDSGDVLWIQNYASPVVAFYVWQREGLRKVLHVNVAVETLRYLTFMSGEVGRITKWKYPFPKETEAKSKLMPTLYVGKYSTSLYASPSMVHEGVAVVPRGSTLPLLEGPQTDGVTVGDKGECVITPSTDLKFDPALKGKHKFNNYLRNYWLLIGHHETPLSASTKMLERFPNNLPKHRENVIPADSETKAFKDIIHLVDQASETAPTTMSQDVEEKFAHAPAKPEAPVDSVLKDIATIVLSTFLLIGWVAFIITYPLSIQQQRHLQKIQLLHHHQQLPFRPSGDGMPGAEPLDSSGLYSESSATSSPSTSPRASNHSLPSSGSTSRAGPFLEQDEEDGETSVVMVGKISFCPKDVLGHGAEGTIVYRGMFDSRAVAVKRILPECFSFADREVQLLRESDEHPNVIRYFCTERDRQFQYIAIELCAATLQEYVEQKDFAHLGLEPIALLQQTTSGLAHLHSLNIVHRDLKPHNILLSMPNAHGRIKAMISDFGLCKKLAVGRHSFSRCSGVPGTEGWIAPEMLSEDCKENPTYTVDIFSAGCVFYYVISEGSHPFGKSLQRQANILLGAYSLDCLQPDKHEDVVALELIEKMIAMDPQKRPSAKHVLKHPFFWSLEKQLQFFQDVSDRIEKESLDGAIVKQLERGGRAVVRLDWRENITVPLQTDLRKFRTYKGGSVRDLLRAMRNKKHHYRELPAEVQETLGSLPDDFVRYFTSRFPHLLTHTYRAMELCNHERPFQPYYYHEPPEARPPVTPDAL; this is encoded by the exons ATCCAGTTCTGCAGGTTCCAACACACGTTGAAGA GCCTGCCTTTCTCCCGGATCCCAATGATGGCAGCTTGTACACACTTGGAGGCAAGAATAATGAAGGGCTGACG aaacttCCGTTTACCATCCCAGAGTTGGTCCAGGCATCTCCGTGCCGAAGCTCAGATGGGATCTTGTACATGG GGAAGAAGCAGGACATCTGGTACGTCGTGGACCTGTTGACCGGAGAGAAGCAGCAGACGCTCTCGTCGGCCTTCACGGACAGTCTCTGCCCCTCCACATCGCTGCTGTACCTTGGGCGGACAG AGTACACCATCACTATGTATGACACCAAGACTCGGGAGCTCCGCTGGAACGCCACCTACTTCGACTACGCTGCCTCAAGGCCCGAGGAAGACCTGGACTACC ACATGTCCCACTTTGTGTCCAACGGCGACGGGCTGGTGGTGACGGTGGACAGCGACTCGGGGGACGTGCTGTGGATCCAGAACTACGCGTCCCCAGTGGTGGCCTTCTACGTGTGGCAGCGCGAGGGGCTTCGGAAGGTGCTGCATGTCAACGTGGCGGTAGAGACGCTGCGCTACCTGACCTTCATGTCGGGGGAGGTGGGCCGTATCACCAAGTGGAAGTACCCCTTCCCCAAGGAGACCGAGGCCAAGAGCAAGCTGAT GCCGACGCTGTATGTGGGGAAATACTCTACCAGCCTCTACGCCTCCCCATCCATGGTGCATGAGGGGGTCGCAGTGGTG CCCCGAGGCAGCACCCTTCCCTTGCTGGAAGGCCCCCAGACTGACGGGGTCACCGTAGGGGACAAAGGAGAATGTGTGATCACCCCCAGCACAGACCTCAAGTTCGACCCCGCGCTCAAAGGGAAACACAAGTTCAACAACTACCTCCGCAACTACTGGCTTCTCATCG GGCACCATGAGACACCGCTGTCTGCGTCCACCAAGATGCTGGAGAGGTTCCCCAATAACCTACCCAAACACCGGGAAAACGTGATTCCTGCTGACTCGGAGACAAAGGCCTTCAAGGAT aTCATCCACCTGGTTGACCAGGCTTCAGAGACAGCACCTACCACCATGTCTCAGGATGTGGAGGAGAAGTTTGCGCATGCACCCGCCAAGCCCGAGGCCCCCgtggactctgtgctcaaggacatCGCCACCATTGTGCTGAGCACCTTCCTCCTCATCGGTTGGGTGGCCTTCATCATCACCTACCCGCTG aGCATTCAGCAGCAGCGGCATCTCCAGAAAATCCAACTCCTGCACCACCACCAGCAGCTGCCCTTCCGCCCATCGGGAGACGGGATGCCGGGTGCTGAGCCCCTGGACTCCTCTGGCCTGTATTCAGAAAGCTCGGCCACCAGCAGTCCCAGCACGTCGCCCCGTGCCTCCAACCACTCGCTGCCCTCCAGTGGCTCCACGTCCCGGGCAGGCCCTTTCCTGGAGCAGGATGAGGAAG ATGGAGAAACCAGCGTGGTGATGGTGGGGAAAATCTCCTTCTGTCCCAAGGACGTGCTGGGCCACGGAGCGGAGGGCACCATTGTGTACCG GGGCATGTTTGACAGCCGTGCTGTGGCCGTCAAGAGGATCCTCCCTGAGTGCTTCAGCTTTGCGGACCGAGAGGTGCAGCTGCTGCGGGAGTCGGACGAGCACCCCAATGTCATCCGCTACTTCTGCACAGAGCGTGACCGCCAGTTCCAGTACATCGCCATCGAACTATGTGCGGCCACGCTGCAGGAG TATGTGGAGCAGAAAGACTTTGcacacctgggcctggaacccatCGCCCTTCTGCAGCAGACCACATCAGGCCTGGCACACCTGCACTCTCTCAACATAG TCCACAGAGACCTGAAGCCCCACAACATCCTCCTGTCTATGCCCAACGCGCACGGCAGGATCAAGGCCATGATCTCTGACTTTGGCCTCTGCAAGAAACTGGCTGTGGGCAGACATAGCTTCAGCCGCTGCTCGGGGGTGCCTGGCACGGAGGGCTGGATTGCACCCGAGATGCTGAGCGAAGACTGCAAGGAAAACCCC ACCTACACTGTGGACATCTTCTCAGCAGGCTGCGTCTTCTACTACGTCATTTCCGAGGGCAGCCACCCATTCGGCAAGTCCCTGCAGCGGCAGGCCAACATCCTCCTGGGCGCCTACAGCCTCGACTGCCTGCAGCCCGACAAGCATG AAGACGTTGTGGCCCTGGAGCTGATAGAGAAGATGATTGCCATGGACCCTCAGAAACGGCCGTCAGCCAAGCACGTGCTGAAGCACCCCTTCTTCTGGAGCCTGGAAAAGCAGCTTCAGTTCTTCCAG GACGTGAGTGACCGGATCGAGAAGGAATCCCTGGACGGCGCCATCGTGAAGCAGCTGGAGAGAGGCGGGCGGGCGGTGGTGAGGCTGGACTGGAGGGAGAACATCACCGTCCCGCTCCAGACAG ATCTACGCAAATTCAGAACCTATAAAGGTGGCTCTGTCCGGGATCTCCTCCGAGCCATGAGAAATAAG AAGCACCATTACCGGGAGTTGCCGGCGGAGGTGCAGGAGACGCTGGGGTCCCTCCCCGATGACTTCGTGCGCTATTTCACGTCACGCTTCCCACACCTGCTCACGCACACCTACCGTGCCATGGAGCTGTGCAACCACGAGCGGCCCTTCCAGCCCTACTACTACCACGAGCCCCCCGAGGCCCGGCCCCCCGTGACTCCTGACGCCCTCTGA